A single Oryzias melastigma strain HK-1 linkage group LG24, ASM292280v2, whole genome shotgun sequence DNA region contains:
- the knl1 gene encoding kinetochore scaffold 1 isoform X2 gives MRAKIYDWDTYLSTTISTLLFCFNANVYVWCYRTTYRKVIGFLQLNMEPQDSEKHNEGSGFRKRSISSILKAPRKSIILRDLEQQENEVESTKPVEKRNSRRVSFAPANDVLLFANDVKSASPVRNPLQELTAPIVSTQNRAQADPKAENSQQISGIENLLKAPLHVPLQTNTVDPDVWNEIGEKTMVFSSEDAVMDMTHSHTINISGDADLLGETYLSDRIVEAGLPDLSVNMMTSRSTDFSGQKGSLSAVASSLDPGFEDFLASLSQQSNSSAGTAFAGPPRQSFGNVVGLSKTQRVEKQLPGLENSKKKLSVGFGGSMACPEVGMSAEEFLTEPQTGHSLGARDKDDLFQCLFPTLDMFAEKKGASQQTNRDMHSASPLRQKHGVSSAAKGQKTLTFPAEDDMDITHTVDASSTSSAKMQTGSSDPSLINHQSKSSDPSLCISEGGWPGKKSSAEPGGVDPEGDVSMEMTEVQTGRIEGLSDSQDPFQFLIPSQEEVFPPSRSQNRADAASGQENIKGSSSNRGVQTSLKPQSSHRCQSRVGLDDGEKTIEFAADDDCMDITQSYTANISSSESKQLFSDLGGHEDKTVTFTLTDPAKEETRSRTVSSGFQNTILQSNEALPSNKDRTVRFTANDVVMDITKSHTVNISSGFAPTFLQDTKVLPSNGERTVRFTANDAVMDITKSHTVNISSGFQKSIVQDTEALPSNKDRTVRFTANDAGMDITKSHTVNISSGFQKTIFQDTEALPSNKDRTVRFTTNDAVMEITKSHTVNISSGFQETIVQDTEALPSNKDRTMRFTANDAVMDITKSHTVQPTCFKNTEALPSNGEKTTRFTTSDAAMDMTKSHTVNISSGFQPAFLQNTEVLPSNKDRTMRFTANDAAMDVTKSHTVNISSGFQPTCHKKNETIVSNGEKTTRFTTSDAAMDVTKSHTVNIDADLKLIQLQSVESIPTNTDKTQMYDVKEADVTKANTVNTAANLKVLSQSALDVTKEEKPFMPTTTHEAVNVSRFEGISTSFEPSKDASPSKGDKTVRFTLCDAAMDVTKSHTVNIDADLDAMQQQDVEFLPKTADSARNHSVLIAPDTHVLPRLTHSDKVKSFRSIAADKAASGMKSFTANISTHLEPVSGQSVETLLMHDTAMDKTQTLSANIASNLPSDVMFQQNKTLSLHACKPELDLKQKLNKSMSQDSFPVDNLKTKTMKPLEILEPNSCPSDQKPELFLDKSSADCPQIFEGLDIRRDQTYNTVGQTSAEIQTRSVFASQDHKVSLESEEVPNPQESITPSQPELMKELEPATLGSLERESPSVDEHGTLKSPKSRRKSLADLQTKVRRLSHLINVAPDAVAIEMCTSPLPQTDHDLYKNTSDATPAAELQLQMASKTETEGQGLCHPEGEQPVATATADATPFRCKTKQLISRLSVGGFKPKLPHRNCPEDPNKVASTKNVCVINELNNPQEEISNIYDEELDSCEDMSEIIDTRSPERISEKSPPEEFIVDPLENDEFEEERQGLKRPLTENEDDREDEKRLKASSEFELMSEVGEQDVSRTRTATHTSDSSSRCEAAFDSTIKNSLFESQLEDSFSDAQKRLEDGTITVSEFFKLFNIDFVIHNPRQSVLPSRLLSETEMTTMDCLKNRHISRPKQRVYEADIQNLSQEVQRLQVRMWDLQKPLSRVNAPLWEQIRLFSEKELKAFGAQLKARSNFFRKQSKVQSHLMKEVLYSNLIAAHREEQQTLRGRLEQADQMMESLDGCIAELEAELAKVEEAGSEDKPSVKSLQEEVEKVTEALADGERLVAELETQKQQNLKQVLKLKEETEKLQTHMDMLDTVNEWRLKETSQTVSIYSFLHDTVSLQLIFSDSDGSDPEAAAEQRLKDIVFRLNLDDERSHDHARLVHTLVSQFVAGESAWLEKYPTRREVPKLLHDVSLAVSRCRLLGEELRLLKMWGAMRLQILSLTCTDTRVHVVFSSLKTFSKFKVVFSVSLAGLVYDLKVESFQSIIGKTSIQQIDDIVASVSPSRNLLTKICRKIHQTLLC, from the exons ATGCGCGCTAAGATTTACGACTGGGATACATACCTTTCTACGACAATTTCGactttgctgttttgttttaacgCAAACGTGTATGTATGGTGTTACAGGACGACGTACCGCAAAGTAATAG gttttttgcagCTAAACATGGAGCCTCAAGACTCTGAGAAGCACAA TGAAGGGAGTGGCTTTAGAAAGCGAAGCATTTCCTCT ATTTTAAAAGCACCAAGGAAATCGATCATTCTACGCGATTTGGAACAACAGGAAAATGAG GTGGAAAGCACTAAGCCTGTCGAGAAGAGGAATTCCAGGAGAGTTAGTTTTGCTCCCGCCAATGACGTTCTTCTGTTTGCTAA TGATGTGAAGAGCGCCTCACCTGTTCGAAATCCTTTACAAGAATTAACAGCACCGA TTGTGTCAACACAGAATAG ggCTCAAGCTGATCCAAAAGCAGAGAACAGTCAACAAATTAGTG GTATAGAAAACCTTCTGAAGGCTCCTCTGCATGTTCCTCTGCAAACAAACACT GTCGACCCTGATGTTTGGAACGAGATCGGGGAGAAAACAATGGTGTTTTCGTCTGAGGACGCCGTCATGGACATGACCCACAGTCACACCATCAACATCAGCGGTGATGCAGACTTGCTGGGAGAGACGTACCTGTCTGACAGAATCGTGGAGGCTGGACTCCCAGATTTATCTGTAAACATGATGACCAGCAGATCCACAGACTTTAGTGGACAAAAAGGAAGCTTATCTGCAGTAGCAAGCAGCTTGGATCCTggatttgaagactttcttgcAAGTCTCTCTCAACAGAGTAACTCTAGTGCAGGAACAGCTTTTGCTGGACCCCCGAGGCAAAGTTTTGGAAACGTGGTGGGTCTGAGTAAAACCCAAAGAGTTGAAAAGCAGCTTCCAGGGttggaaaacagcaaaaagaagcTCAGTGTTGGTTTTGGTGGAAGCATGGCGTGTCCAGAAGTCGGCATGAGTGCGGAGGAGTTTCTGACCGAACCTCAGACGGGTCACAGTCTGGGAGCTCGTGACAAGGACGACCTGTTTCAGTGTCTCTTCCCAACTCTGGACATGTTTGCAGAAAAGAAAGGAGCATCACAGCAGACCAACAGAG ACATGCACTCTGCAAGTCCTCTCCGCCAGAAGCACGGT GTCAGCTCTGCTGCCAAAGGCCAGAAGACACTAACATTTCCTGCGGAGGATGACATGGACATAACTCACACAGTCGACGCTTCCAGCACTTCTTCAGCTAAAATGCAAACTGGATCTTCTGACCCATCACTGATTAACCATCAGTCCAAATCCAGTGACCCGAGCTTGTGTATCAGTGAAGGAGGTTGGCCAGGGAAAAAAAGCTCAGCAGAGCCTGGCGGAGTCGATCCTGAGGGCGACGTCAGCATGGAGATGACTGAGGTTCAAACGGGACGCATTGAAGGACTCTCCGACTCACAAGATccttttcagtttctcattccGTCTCAAGAGGAAGTTTTCCCGCCCAGCAGAAGTCAGAATAGAGCCGACGCGGCTTCAGGACAGGAGAACATCAAAGGATCGTCCAGCAATCGAG GTGTGCAAACTTCATTGAAACCTCAGTCCTCACATAGATGTCAG agcagGGTTGGTTTGGATGATGGAGAAAAGACGATTGAATTTGCTGCAGATGATGACTGCATGGACATCACACAGAGCTACACTGCAAACATCAGCAGCAGCGAGTCGAAGCAGCTGTTCTCAGACTTGGGAGGACATGAAGATAAAACTGTGACGTTTACTCTGACGGATCCTGCAAAGGAAGAGACCAGGAGTCGTACTGTTTCCTCTGGATTTCAAAATACAATCCTACAAAGCAATGAGGCGTTACCCTCTAACAAGGATAGAACCGTGAGGTTCACTGCCAATGATGTAGTGATGGACATAACAAAGAGTCATACCGTCAACATTTCCTCTGGTTTTGCACCAACGTTCCTCCAAGACACTAAGGTGTTGCCCTCTAATGGAGAAAGAACTGTGAGGTTCACTGCCAACGATGCAGTGATGGACATAACAAAGAGTCATACCGTTAACATTTCCTCAGGTTTTCAAAAATCAATCGTCCAAGACACTGAGGCGTTACCCTCTAACAAGGATAGAACCGTGAGGTTCACTGCCAACGATGCAGGGATGGACATAACAAAGAGTCATACCGTCAACATTTCCTCAGGTTTTCAAAAAACAATCTTCCAAGACACTGAGGCGTTACCCTCTAACAAGGATAGAACCGTGAGGTTCACTACCAACGATGCAGTGATGGAAATAACAAAGAGTCACACTGTCAACATTTCCTCAGGTTTTCAAGAGACAATTGTCCAAGACACTGAGGCATTACCCTCTAACAAGGATAGAACCATGAGGTTCACTGCCAACGATGCAGTGATGGACATAACAAAGAGTCACACCGTTCAACCAACATGCTTTAAAAACACTGAGGCGTTACCCTCTAACGGAGAGAAAACCACAAGGTTCACTACCAGTGATGCAGCAATGGACATGACCAAGAGTCACACCGTTAACATTTCCTCTGGTTTTCAACCAGCGTTCCTCCAAAATACTGAGGTGTTACCCTCTAACAAAGATAGAACCATGAGGTTTACTGCCAATGATGCAGCGATGGACGTAACCAAAAGTCACACTGTCAACATTTCCTCTGGTTTTCAACCAACATGCCATAAAAAAAACGAGACGATCGTCTCTAACGGAGAGAAAACCACAAGGTTCACTACCAGTGATGCAGCAATGGATGTGACCAAGAGTCACACCGTCAACATTGATGCAGATCTAAAGCTCATTCAGCTACAGAGTGTGGAGTCAATCCCCACAAACACAGATAAAACCCAGATGTACGATGTAAAAGAAGCAGATGTGACCAAAGCCAATACGGTCAACACTGCTGCCAATCTAAAAGTCCTTTCGCAATCAGCACTGGATGTTACTAAAGAGGAAAAACCCTTCATGCCCACTACAACCCATGAAGCTGTGAATGTGAGTCGCTTTGAAGGGATTTCTACAAGTTTTGAGCCAAGTAAAGATGCATCACCTTCCAAAGGAGACAAAACTGTGAGGTTCACTTTATGCGATGCAGCCATGGATGTGACGAAAAGTCACACCGTCAACATCGACGCAGATTTAGATGCGATGCAGCAACAGGATGTGGAATTCCTACCCAAAACAGCAGATAGTGCAAGGAACCACAGTGTACTCATCGCTCCAGACACTCATGTCCTTCCACGTCTAACCCACTCTGACAAAGTAAAGTCCTTCAGGTCCATCGCAGCAGATAAAGCTGCAAGTGGGATGAAAAGTTTCACTGCAAACATTTCAACTCATCTTGAACCAGTTTCTGGCCAGAGTGTGGAGACTCTCCTGATGCATGACACAGCTATGGACAAGACTCAGACTCTTTCTGCAAACATTGCCAGTAATTTACCATCAGATGTGATGTTCCAGCAAAACAAAACTCTTTCTCTCCATGCATGTAAACCAGAACTTGATTTGAAACAAAAGTTGAACAAATCCATGTCCCAAGACTCTTTTCCTGTGGACAATCTCAAAACAAAGACTATGAAGCCTCTTGAGATCCTAGAACCAAATAGCTGTCCGTCTGATCAGAAACCTGAGCTGTTTCTAGATAAAAGCTCAGCCGACTGTCCACAAATCTTTGAAGGTTTGGACATTCGTAGGGATCAAACTTACAATACTGTGGGACAAACTTCTGCTGAGATTCAGACTCGGAGTGTTTTTGCATCACAAGACCACAAGGTGTCATTAGAGAGCGAAGAGGTCCCAAATCCTCAAGAATCCATCACACCAAGTCAACCTGAGCTCATGAAAGAACTTGAACCAGCAACTTTAGGTTCACTGGAGCGGGAGAGCCCATCTGTGGACGAACACGGAACGTTAAAGTCACCAAAATCCAGACGAAAGAGTTTAGCTGACCTCCAGACAAAAGTCCGGCGTTTGAGCCACTTGATAAACGTAGCTCCTGATGCGGTTGCCATAGAGATGTGCACGTCACCTTTGCCCCAGACCGACCACGACCTTTACAAGAACACGTCAGATGCCACACCTGCAGCAGAACTGCAGCTCCAAATGGCTTCCAAAACTGAAACCGAAGGTCAGGGTCTTTGTCACCCGGAAGGAGAACAGCCGGTTGCCACAGCAACTGCAGATGCAACTCCTTTCAGGTGTAAGACCAAGCAGTTGATATCAAGGCTCTCTGTGGGGGGATTCAAACCCAAACTCCCACACAGAAACTGCCCCGAAGACCCAAACAAGGTGGCTTCCACAAAGAACGTCTGCGTGATCAACGAGCTGAACAATCCCCAAGAGGAGATCAGCAACATTTACGACGAAGAGCTGGACAGCTGTGAGGATATGTCAGAAATCATAGACACCAGGAGCCCCGAGAGGATCTCGGAGAAGAGTCCACCAGAGGAGTTCATAGTAGACCCTCTGGAAAATGACGAGTTCGAGGAGGAACGGCAAGGCCTGAAGAGACCCCTGACGGAAAACGAAGATGATAGGGAGGATGAGAAGAGGCTGAAAGCTTCCTCAGAATTTGAGCTG ATGTCAGAGGTTGGTGAGCAGGACGTGAGCAGGACTCGGACCGCCACACACACCAGCGATTCCTCCAGCAGATGTGAAGCTGCGTTCGATTCAA CCATCAAGAACAGCCTGTTTGAATCTCAGCTGGAAGACTCCTTCAGCGACGCCCAAAAG AGACTTGAAGACGGTACGATAACGGTTTCAGAGTTCTTCAAACTCTTCAACATCGACTTTGTCATCCACAATCCTCGACAAAGCGTCCTTCCGTCCAGA CTTCTGTCAGAGACGGAGATGACCACCATGGATTGTTTGAAGAACCGACACATCAGCCGACCCAAACAGAGAGTTTATGAGGCAGACATCCAGAACCTCAGCCAGGAGGTCCAAAG gCTCCAAGTCCGGATGTGGGACCTGCAGAAACCTCTGAGCCGAGTCAACGCGCCTCTGTGGGAGCAGATCAGACTCTTCTCTGAGAAGGAG CTCAAAGCGTTCGGCGCTCAGCTGAAGGCCAGGAGCAACTTCTTCAGAAAACAGAGCAAAGTTCAGTCGCACCTCATGAAGGAGGTTCTGTACTCCAACCTCATCGCCGCCCATCGG gaggagcagcagacgCTCAGAGGAAGACTGGAGCAGGCCGACCAGATGATGGAGAGTCTGGACGGCTGCATCGCTGAGCTGGAAGCAG aACTCGCTAAAGTCGAGGAAGCCGGCTCTGAAGACAAACCCAGCGTGAAGTCGTTGCAGGAAG aagTGGAAAAGGTGACGGAGGCGTTGGCCGATGGCGAGAG gctagtagCTGAACTGGAAACGCAGAAGCAACAGAATTTAAAGCAAGTCCTCAAGCTGAAGGAGGAAACGGAGAAGCTGCAGACCCACATGGACATGCTCGACAC AGTGAATGAATGGAGGCTGAAAGAGACGAGCCAGACCGTCAGCATCTACAGTTTCCTCCACGACACCGTCTCCCTGCAGCTGATCTTCTCAGACTCGGATG GAAGTGATCCTgaggcagcagcagagcagaggcTGAAAGACATCGTCTTCAGACTCAACCTGGATG ATgagaggtcacatgaccacgcCCGCCTCGTTCACACTCTGGTGTCTCAGTTTGTTGCTGGAGAGTCGGCCTGGTTGGAGAAATACCCGACGAGGAGGGAAGTCCCAAAG CTGCTCCACGACGTCAGCCTGGCGGTGAGCCGCTGCCGTCTCCTGGGGGAGGAGCTACGGCTGCTGAAGATGTGGGGCGCCATGCGGCTCCAGATCCTCAGCCTAACCTGCACGGACACTCG AGTGCACGTGGTCTTCAGCAGCCTCAAGACGTTCTCCAAGTTCAAGGTGGTGTTCTCCGTCAGCTTGGCGGGCCTCGTCTATGACCTGAAGGTGGAAAGCTTCCAAAGCATCATCGGAAAAACCTC GATCCAGCAGATCGACGACATCGTGGCGTCCGTCAGTCCATCCAGGAACCTGCTGACAAAGATCTGCAGAAAGATTCACCAAACGCTGCTCTGCTGA